The genomic segment ACCATAATTTTTTTTCTCGATGGAAACGATATTGCCGATGATCGCTGCCTGTTTTTCAAATTCCAGATTCTGTATTTTTACTTCTGACTTGCGGTTGATATAATCACGCGGAAAATGCTCCATCAAATCACTGATTGTATAGATATGAAGTTTTGTCAGGAGTTTTGCCCGGTTTTCACCGACTCCTTTCAGAAATTTTATGTTATTTGTGAGAGGATTCATAAATTTTTCCATTCATTCCATCTAAAAAGTTAATTTTTTATTTACGATTTATAGAGCAAGAATTTTTTTTGAAAAAGAGAAAATTTGAGGTAAGAATGAAATTAATATTGTTTTTTCTAGGAGTGATTTTCTTTTTTTCAGGATTGGAAGCATTGCCGATCCTTTTGGATGTAACAATTTCCCAAACCGACAAAATTGAAATTAATTATCAGATTGAAAATGCGGAAGAAAACATGAAAATCGATTTAGGTTGTTTCAGAAAGTCAGATAAAGAAATTTTTCAAATTGAAGAAAGTTATATTTCTGGTGATTTTGGAATTCTTGAAATTAAGGGAAAATATTTTCTGGAAGTTAAGCTGGAAGGATTACCTGATGATTTCAATCTGTACGATTTTCTCATTTTCCCAAAACTGATCTTTCAGGATAAAATCTATTATGAAATGGAAAAAATCTCAGC from the Candidatus Cloacimonadota bacterium genome contains:
- a CDS encoding DNA helicase RecG codes for the protein MEKFMNPLTNNIKFLKGVGENRAKLLTKLHIYTISDLMEHFPRDYINRKSEVKIQNLEFEKQAAIIGNIVSIEKKNYG